TTGCATTATCTGCATTGTACTGTGTCTTCATAACTGCAATCAATTTATCATTTTGCTCTGCAACCCACAATATTATGGTTTCGTCTTCGAGATAAGCTCTCACACTATCCTTTAAATCCTCTGCATGTGAAAATAAAAATATAGGTGAGTTGTACATATAATCATAGTGTGTATCCAATATAGCAACTATTTGATCTAAATCCGAAACTTTCGCTTGTCTCACTTTATATGGTGTTTTTTGTGGAATTTCATCTTCTACTTTTTTTATTCCATCAATTAAAAGCATACCATATCCATTAAAAAAGCTCTCTCTTATAAGATGCTCATCGTGATCCATAATTGTAATAGCATGTACATGACAATTTTCTCCAATACACGCATCGTATAAATAAGTATACAATTGACTGTAAAGCCACTCTGGATCATCCACTGCCGCTCCATGCCCCCACTCTGGAGTATAAAGTCCTTTCCCACTATTTTTAAAATCATCGATTTCAATTGCTGTCATATAACCTACAATCTCATCAGAATTGTCTATTGCAACTATCCCAACACCATTGCCTACCATCCAGCTCACATAGTCATTTACTGCATCTCTAGTAGCATATTTAGCTGGTAAATTAGGATGTTTCTCCAACACCCTAAAATAGTTCTCTATAAATAAACCTGTTATAGAAGATATATCCTCTTCTCGTATCTCTCTAAATTCGTAGTTCACA
The Tissierellales bacterium DNA segment above includes these coding regions:
- a CDS encoding GNAT family N-acetyltransferase; translation: VNYEFREIREEDISSITGLFIENYFRVLEKHPNLPAKYATRDAVNDYVSWMVGNGVGIVAIDNSDEIVGYMTAIEIDDFKNSGKGLYTPEWGHGAAVDDPEWLYSQLYTYLYDACIGENCHVHAITIMDHDEHLIRESFFNGYGMLLIDGIKKVEDEIPQKTPYKVRQAKVSDLDQIVAILDTHYDYMYNSPIFLFSHAEDLKDSVRAYLEDETIILWVAEQNDKLIAVMKTQYNADNASTIVMDEKSLSIQETHVIDEARNQKVAKSLLTHVEKWAFEHSFERLTVDFETANILARRFWLKYFQPVCHSMIRYIDDRIE